Proteins co-encoded in one Cyprinus carpio isolate SPL01 chromosome B5, ASM1834038v1, whole genome shotgun sequence genomic window:
- the LOC109065113 gene encoding hepatocyte cell adhesion molecule-like: MKAQKEAFSWASAAFAAPLLLIFAVLIHSACVQGVNITSLETLIRGTVGGEALLSVRYSSTSQDPPVIKWQLKRDKPVTVVQSIGTEIIGNLRPEYRDRILVFENGTLLLHNLRLSDEGTYEVEISITDDTFTGESSIDLTVDEPISKPHVHMVTSTVLELTENFTLNCTHETGTKTTYSWAKGGHPLLNETRLLLSPDQKVLTITRVQIVDDDVYSCMVENPISSMRSLPVRLTVYKRSSLYIILSTVGIFVLVTLVTVCACWKPSKKSKRQKSKTIKPRSIQQNHHIRYQDVKPEDDVIPIMIDRELRNPVSLYILKEKDSPPGEPASICETCTSNSSSPPSYSSSIPPPSDSLELPARSSRRYPRTPTKSPPHHRRRKGQSQSPPAPSSSRNRGSGRASQRPASSSPARIPENRSTPPQEPRGSPKT; this comes from the exons ATGAAGGCACAGAAGGAGGCTTTCTCTTGGGCATCAGCTGCTTTTGCTGCTCCTCTCCTCCTGATCTTTGCAGTTCTGATTCATTCAG CATGTGTTCAGGGAGTGAACATCACCAGTCTTGAAACTCTAATCAGAGGGACGGTGGGTGGAGAAGCTCTGCTCTCCGTCCGATACTCAAGCACCAGTCAGGATCCTCCTGTAATCAAATGGCAGTTGAAGAGGGACAAACCCGTTACAGTGGTCCAGTCCATCGGCACGGAGATCATCGGTAACCTGCGACCGGAATACAGAGACCGTATCCTTGTTTTTGAGAACGGGACACTGCTGCTCCATAACCTCAGGCTGTCTGATGAGGGCACTTATGAAGTAGAGATCTCCATCACCGACGACAccttcactggagaaagcagcaTTGATCTGACGGTGGATG AGCCAATCTCTAAGCCACACGTCCACATGGTCACCTCTACCGTGCTGGAACTGACGGAGAATTTCACACTAAACTGCACCCATGAAACAGGCACTAAGACCACCTACAGCTGGGCAAAAGGTGGTCATCCATTACTAAACGAGACCCGTCTGCTGCTGTCACCGGACCAGAAGGTCCTGACCATCACACGTGTTCAGATTGTTGATGATGATGTCTACAGCTGTATGGTGGAGAACCCTATTAGTAGCATGAGAAGTCTACCAGTCAGACTCACCGTTTACA AAAGAAGCTCTCTTTATATCATATTGTCTACAGTGGGCATCTTCGTCCTTGTCACTCTTGTAACTGTTTGTGCTTGCTGGAAGCCGTCAAAgaa ATCAAAAAGACAGAAGTCCAAAACTATTAAACCAAGATCTATTCAACAAAACCATCACATCAGGTATCAAGACGTCAAGCCAGAGG ATGATGTTATCCCAATAATGATTGATCGTGAGCTCAGGAATCCTGTATCACTCTACATCCTAAAAGAGAAG GATTCTCCTCCTGGCGAACCAGCGTCAATATGTGAAACATGCACCTCCAACAGCAGCAGCCCTCCGAGCTACAGCAGCTCAATACCTCCTCCATCCGACTCACTTGAGCTGCCAGCGCGCTCCTCTCGCAGATACCCTCGCACCCCCACTAAATCTCCACCGCACCATCGCCGGAGGAAGGGACAGAGTCAGAGCCCACCAGCCCCCTCCTCGTCTCGCAACCGAGGGTCCGGTCGTGCCTCTCAGCGCCCTGCGTCATCGTCTCCAGCCAGGATACCTGAGAATCGATCCACCCCTCCACAGGAACCCAGAGGCTCCCCAAAAACATAG